One Salvia splendens isolate huo1 chromosome 1, SspV2, whole genome shotgun sequence genomic window, aacaaaattcaaaatcaaattgtTTTTCGCAGAAATCATCAAGGGAAATGGAAACTTCAGTAGCGACGGAGCTCAGATTAGGTTTGCCAGGAAGAGACCGATCGGAGGCGAAGATAATAAGTGTTAGCAACAAGAGATCTTCTTCTGAGATGGACGATTCATGCGATCCGCAGCAGGAGTCCGTTGTGCCAGCTCAAAAGTTAGtttctgatttatttattttttcgtgTTTGAGATCTGTATGTGTGTGGATCGGAGGCTTATCGGTTTGATTTGGTGATTTGCTTAGGGCGCAAGTGGTTGGATGGCCGCCGGTGAGATCCTACCGGAAAAACATTCTGCAGAAGAAGGCGGAGTCGTCATCGGACGGCTCGGCGATGTTCGTGAAGGTGAGCATGGATGGAGCTCCATACCTGAGGAAGATCGATCTCAAGTTTTACACGAATTACCTCGATCTGCTCAAGGCTTTGCAGAGCATGTTCAAGTGCACCATAGGTACAAATCAATTCATACAAATCTAACAAATCTCTCTCACTCATGGATTggattttgaattttgtttttgttccgATTTGATTCAGGAGTGTATTCGGAGAGAGAAGGATACGACGGATCTGAGTTTGCGCCGACGTATGAAGATAAGGATGGGGATTGGATGCTGGTTGGGGATGTTCCATGGGAGATGTTTGTGACATCTTGCAAAAGGATGAGAATCATGAAAGGATCAGAGGCGAGAGGGTTGGGCTGCCTGTAGATCCACACGCACAACACACACAGTGGACGTGTTTTGAATTCTCACATGCAAGATTTCAGAGAGTTTTTGAAGACATGTGTATAgtctttattcttcttttaaaTGAATTTGGGGAAATTTGTAATGTATTTACAGATATAGAGTTAGCGTTACACTATACGATACTCCATTTAATACAATTAGATCGAAAATTGGATTGtgttttttgagttttttttacgattttttaaaaattactccacataatatcataaaatattactactgtGGTAATTTATGGGTAGATCTGTTTGTAAAACCcatttttcataataaaattcaatttcttttttgttaattttttttattgagaagATACAATTATTATACAAACATGATAAATCGATCGAAAATTACTAAATATATTCCTCCTTGAAGGATTGTTATTGATCGTGTGTGTTCTACTCCTATTATTCTATGGAAATCAATCGCTTACTTCTCTTAGTTTAGCTAGACGTGTGCTCTTTCTCAACATGACCTATAATTGCATGGTTGAGTTTCCGTAACGATAGAAAATACTAACATGATCGAATTGAAATCCCTAATGCCTAATTAAGCAACCGAGCACGAGAGCGAGAGACCCTTAAGGTTGGTAGCTAGGCGGAGTCGGGTCGGGTATTGCTTTCCCCATCCGTTGTGATtattattactcccttcgtcagTGGCGGATACAGAAAATATTGTTGGCGGGGGCTCCATTACACTATATATTAtactcaataaataaataaatatatttaataaaaataatatattaaaaaaatacaaatacagcCCCAAAAAcgaataaatattactccctttgTCCGCGAAATGTTTTCCACATTTAACTCGGcgcatgttttaagaaatgtgaagaaaaattaatgaaaaaagttagtggaacgtggaatataatagtattagttttataatagaatgtgaatataatgagttagtggaaaaagTGCTTCATTTACTAAATATCGAAAAAAAtgcaaagtggacaacatttcacggacgtaCTGAAATGACAAAAGTATACAACATTTcatggacgaagagagtatatcttattctaaaggagtatataatttaaaatataaccaTGCCGTAAATATAAACAAAAGAtagataatattaaaattaaatttgaactaAACTCTAAATCCAACTAAATACACCAATTCTTAAACTCAAATCAAATACTACGTGAATAGTCGCCAATTTACATAGAGAAAACAacacattaaatatattattataaatatacttATCAATTCTTTTTGTAAATGACTGAAAATATTGTGGCAAATTTTTGGCTAATAAAGGCTAAATTATCAATTTAGAATGTTGTTACACTCTCTAAAATAATATTGTGTTAAATTTTTGGTAAAAAAGCTAAATTATCAATTTAGAATGTTGTAAACAGAaaactttattaaaatttttaaattgattttacTTTTGTGTTTGTGAAACAAGGCAGTTTATTAGAACTAGTCTCAATATCTACACTTCGTTCGATAAAACTTTTTACTATTACTAATATAATATTGTTAACTTTTGTAAAAATGTGTCTTCTTCCTCAAAACGCTGACAACCCTTTTCATCTCAAAAAATTCACCTTTGCAATTTTAATTCCAAAAACTCAGTTCAGCCCCTTTTGTTATTCCATTTTTGATTATTTACTCTCTAATACGATTAACTTAGCAGGGGCTAAAGAGTGTTTtagaattttttcaaaaaaattaagtagaaaaaaattaaaaaaaaatagtttttgggaggggcttaagcccttcctcCCTCCTTACTGTGTCCGCCACTGCCCTTCGTCCCGCTTTAGTAATCCCCGTTACTTTTGTGCacctattttataaaaataatataaatagttagtaaagtaagagagaggataatgtagataagactcttctttatattattctctctcttactttgccatttctccactttaactatttattatcatttttacagtAGAAAAGTAATAGgaactgctaaagcgggacggagggaatattttattattgttataCGATTGTGGAGTAAAGAACTACGAAGTAtctcttttaattttataatgttcAACCTGTACAACCCAATGCAAAGATAAGAATCCATTACTGGTCGAGGTACAACTTATTTTGAGAATAATAAAAATCCATTATTGataatctttaaaaaataactGGAACCCAAAATTGTAAACAGGCACACCTAGTCTCAAAGTCTTAAGTATAGAATCAAGAAACACATTTTTGCTTTTAATTCCCTCTCCAATATGAGAATGTTGAACCCAAAATTGCTAGGACCTCCTCTATTCTTTCGTAGCGAGTAACCTTCGCATCGTGTCTAGTGCGCCGCTACCATATTGACTGGTGAGTTATTATATTGGTTGTTGTTTCTCGCAATCTATAACTGACTGACAGAGACTGTAACATCGAATTCGTTTGAATTGtgttaatattttcattttcccAAATTTTGACAATCATCATACAAGTCATGCATAACTATTAATTATGCCTAATATGATActattacattaaaaaattgtgttaatattttcattttcccAAAATTTTGACAATCATCATACTTTGCTTGTAAGTCATGCATAACTATTAATTTTGCTTTACTCGaatagttataaattactttgtaTGTTCAACACAAAATCGACCATatactcaaaataaataaatgaaacattACAAAGAATTTTAATGTGAGGGGCCTGTAAAATGTGGTAAGcccataaatttaattaattgggcCGATCCAAATTGTGGTCGTGTGTGGAACACGCGTCTGAACTGTGGCGCAGTGCGCACCTCGTTAATGTTAGACTTCCACACTCGCACCCCTCAATTTCTAAATTCTTCAACTCTCACAActaatctctctctttttcaaTTTCACCTAAGAATCCTTCGGATTGAACGGAAAAATGCTGCGCCGTCTCGCCGCCCAACGCTTTGTCGAGCTTCGTCAAGCTTTCCCTCAGCCACAGGTTTTTTTCttcattattgatttttttttgtgtgttctATATTTATTCTATTTCCGATCTTAAATTGTGTTTTGTGCAGGCATCGCGATCGTTCTCGACTGCGCTTAACTatgtgagttttttttttatgtttaatttgaTTTACTTGCTGAGATTTCTCTAGCATTTGTTGCCGATTGTCTGAATTCAGCTGGTAGAGACctgatttatcatttttgtgTGTATTTCAGCATCTTGATAGTCCGGATAATAATCCAGACCTTCCGTGGGAATTCTCGGAAAAGAACAAGGAAAAGGTAAGTTGTATTCAGTATTGGCTGTTTCTGATTATTGCTGTTTTTGGTTCCTTTTTTGGAATTTGAATGCACAAATGGCGTATCATTGCTTGCTATTTTATAGTAATAGCTAGTTTAAAGGAGAGGAATGGTGTTTGATTTTAGCTGTTTTAAGGGAGAAATGGTGTTTGCTTTGGTCAATTACAGTTGTCAATGCTGATGATCTGTTTGTTTCTATGACATCTGTTGATAGGTtatggagttttttttttctaattactttttttcatcTCATAAGATTCTAAGGCTAAATTTTATGTTGGCAATCAATCTAGGttaatatttatagtttagCATTGTTCTTTTGGTATCTGTGTCCAATTATGTAAATCAACCTAGACTTTTTGGTTGCAATGTGAAAAATGCCTCCCAGTAGCACATTTGATTGATAATCACTGAGGCAGTTATGGGTAACTTATGCTGATAGAAAGTTAGAAACTATGGATAAGATATGCTTTGTTATAGCTTAGCACAGACAATATGTCTCTTTATTCATATAAACCTTTTTAATTGCACAGGTTAAGGAGATATTGTCCCACTATCCTTCAAATTATAAACAATCTGCTGTCATTCCCTTGCTTGATCTTGCACAACAGCAACATGGAGGTTGGCTCTCGGTTTCAGCAATGAATCATGTATGTTAATCAGTTTTTATCAATGTCTTCTGCTGAATATACCTTTTATTGTATCTAAGTCCGTCTCAGGTGTTTTGTTACAAAAGTGTTCATGTGGAAGCCAAAATAATATTGGTGCTATGCTGCAATACAGTACTAGTGGTAAACTAAAGTTTCATTTAGGGATAAACATGCTTCATTCTGATGCTGTGACCAAAAGTGTTAGATGATAATTGTCCCTTTTCCAACTGCCAACACTACTTGAGCTGTCAAGGTAGAGATTTGCGATGTAGGGGTGTAGGGATATCCTTTGATAGAGATGCATTGTCTACACAACTTTACCTTTAGCAGCTGTAGACTCGTTGAGGATAGCATTTTTACAGGTCTCCTTAACTTCCCAACTTACATAATTAAGGATCATGTCTTGCTTCAGCTTAAACTTACATTATTAAAGATCACATCTTACTTGCTTCGCTTATATACTGCTTCACTCTTCTTAATAATTCTGGTTATGATGGGTATCTATAGGCTATAGGTCAAACTCTCTACTCCCCACCAACCAGTAAATATTGATAACGACAGTGATGTCTTATAGTAGTATGTATCATCCTTGTTACTTCTGTATGGTTTTGTGATACCTGATTAGTATGATTAAACCAACATTTTATCTAAATTTTCTGTCGTCATTAAAGGTTGCTAAAGTCATTGAAGTTCCTCCAATTCGTGTGTATGAGGTTGCAACATTCTATTCAATGTTCAACAGAACAAAGGTAATTATAATGTTCCAAATTGCTTATAAGAAGTTTTGGTGAATTTCTCATTAGCTAAGCTATCTGTTGGCAATTGAAGGTTGGAAAATACCACCTATTGGTATGTGGCACTACACCTTGCATGATTCGTGGTTCTAGAGAAATTGAATCAGCACTATTGAGTCACCTAGGAGTGAAGCGCAATGGTAAATTCATTTATTCCAATTTtcatgtgtgtttattttgtgaccTTTTGTGTTTTTTGTAACATGGAATCTTGTGAAGCCTGTTCTGATTTAAAGCTCT contains:
- the LOC121755513 gene encoding NADH dehydrogenase [ubiquinone] flavoprotein 2, mitochondrial-like, producing MLRRLAAQRFVELRQAFPQPQASRSFSTALNYHLDSPDNNPDLPWEFSEKNKEKVKEILSHYPSNYKQSAVIPLLDLAQQQHGGWLSVSAMNHVAKVIEVPPIRVYEVATFYSMFNRTKVGKYHLLVCGTTPCMIRGSREIESALLSHLGVKRNEVTKDGLFSVGEMECMGSCVNAPMITVADYSNGSEGYTYNYYEDITPKRVVEIVEALRRGEKPPRGTQNAARINSGPEGGNTTLLGEPKPPPCRDLDAC
- the LOC121755521 gene encoding auxin-induced protein 22D-like, yielding METSVATELRLGLPGRDRSEAKIISVSNKRSSSEMDDSCDPQQESVVPAQKAQVVGWPPVRSYRKNILQKKAESSSDGSAMFVKVSMDGAPYLRKIDLKFYTNYLDLLKALQSMFKCTIGVYSEREGYDGSEFAPTYEDKDGDWMLVGDVPWEMFVTSCKRMRIMKGSEARGLGCL